One Pygocentrus nattereri isolate fPygNat1 chromosome 23, fPygNat1.pri, whole genome shotgun sequence genomic window carries:
- the LOC108414463 gene encoding major histocompatibility complex class I-related gene protein-like isoform X1, translated as MELHVTLCLLYCCAACTSAAKHFYTTLYTVTRASCQPEFTAVSFVNEWQITRYDSQNKTLTAMHSWVRAALSDQHWEKYKETHLSEYSRLREELNAKMRSLGHVNDIHTFQRRSGCEWDDVTGLSKGFDEYGYDGEDFISLDLNQMRYVPHTTQANITAERWNRDGALIQSQSSYHTRECVNWLKRFGKTNLEQTGSISFFQRTSFSPVVCHVAGFCPSAMKISWRKDGKDMKENVRIGAALPDGEGTYLRNVSLNITELDSNTFTCVVGNTSRDLDKRQLKSESDSHPAWIPVVVVVVVVVVVCIGLIVCGVSWYCKKQQRSVQYSTVQQRPAAMQLSALQTDDH; from the exons ATGGAGCTCCATGTTACTCTGTGCTTACTGTACTGCTGTGCTGCCTGTACTTCAGCAG CAAAACATTTCTACACCACCTTGTACACGGTGACGAGAGCCTCGTGCCAGCCTGAGTTCACGGCCGTGTCGTTTGTTAACGAGTGGCAGATTACTCGCTATGACAGCCAGAATAAGACACTGACCGCCATGCACTCCTGGGTAAGGGCAGCTTTGAGTGACCAACACTGGGAGAAGTACAAGGAGACACACTTATCAGAATATTCAAGACTGCGAGAAGAACTAAACGCCAAAATGAGGAGCTTAGGACACGTCAACG ATATTCACACGTTTCAGAGGAGGTCCGGCTGTGAGTGGGACGATGTGACGGGTCTCTCTAAAGGCTTTGACGAATATGGATATGATGGAGAGGATTTTATATCACTGGATCTGAACCAGATGAGATACGTCCCTCACACAACACAGGCTAACATCACGGCTGAGAGGTGGAACAGAGACGGAGCTCTGATTCAGTCTCAGAGCAGCTACCACACCCGCGAGTGCGTGAACTGGCTGAAGAGGTTCGGGAAGACCAACCTGGAGCAAACAG GAAGCATCTCGTTCTTCCAGAGGACGTCCTTCTCCCCTGTGGTCTGCCACGTCGCTGGTTTCTGTCCCAGCGCAATGAAGATCTCGTGGCGCAAAGATGGAAAAGACATGAAGGAAAATGTCAGAATTGGAGCCGCTTTGCCCGACGGTGAAGGAACATACCTGAGAAACGTTtccctcaacatcactgagctGGACTCAAACACGTTCACCTGTGTGGTGGGAAACACCTCCAGAGATTTGGACAAGCGTCAGCTGAAGTCTGAGAGCG ATTCCCATCCGGCTTGGAttcctgttgttgttgttgttgttgttgttgttgttgtttgcatTGGTTTAATTGTATGTGGCGTTTCCTGGTATTGTAAGAAGCAGCAGCGGTCTG tacagtacagtacagtacagcagcGACCAGCAGCGATGCAGCTGTCAGCGCTGCAGACTGACGA TCATTGA
- the LOC108414463 gene encoding major histocompatibility complex class I-related gene protein-like isoform X2, protein MSGYPNGKDPNDLTAKHFYTTLYTVTRASCQPEFTAVSFVNEWQITRYDSQNKTLTAMHSWVRAALSDQHWEKYKETHLSEYSRLREELNAKMRSLGHVNDIHTFQRRSGCEWDDVTGLSKGFDEYGYDGEDFISLDLNQMRYVPHTTQANITAERWNRDGALIQSQSSYHTRECVNWLKRFGKTNLEQTGSISFFQRTSFSPVVCHVAGFCPSAMKISWRKDGKDMKENVRIGAALPDGEGTYLRNVSLNITELDSNTFTCVVGNTSRDLDKRQLKSESDSHPAWIPVVVVVVVVVVVCIGLIVCGVSWYCKKQQRSVQYSTVQQRPAAMQLSALQTDDH, encoded by the exons ATGAGTGGATATCCCAATGGAAAGGATCCTAATGATTTAACAG CAAAACATTTCTACACCACCTTGTACACGGTGACGAGAGCCTCGTGCCAGCCTGAGTTCACGGCCGTGTCGTTTGTTAACGAGTGGCAGATTACTCGCTATGACAGCCAGAATAAGACACTGACCGCCATGCACTCCTGGGTAAGGGCAGCTTTGAGTGACCAACACTGGGAGAAGTACAAGGAGACACACTTATCAGAATATTCAAGACTGCGAGAAGAACTAAACGCCAAAATGAGGAGCTTAGGACACGTCAACG ATATTCACACGTTTCAGAGGAGGTCCGGCTGTGAGTGGGACGATGTGACGGGTCTCTCTAAAGGCTTTGACGAATATGGATATGATGGAGAGGATTTTATATCACTGGATCTGAACCAGATGAGATACGTCCCTCACACAACACAGGCTAACATCACGGCTGAGAGGTGGAACAGAGACGGAGCTCTGATTCAGTCTCAGAGCAGCTACCACACCCGCGAGTGCGTGAACTGGCTGAAGAGGTTCGGGAAGACCAACCTGGAGCAAACAG GAAGCATCTCGTTCTTCCAGAGGACGTCCTTCTCCCCTGTGGTCTGCCACGTCGCTGGTTTCTGTCCCAGCGCAATGAAGATCTCGTGGCGCAAAGATGGAAAAGACATGAAGGAAAATGTCAGAATTGGAGCCGCTTTGCCCGACGGTGAAGGAACATACCTGAGAAACGTTtccctcaacatcactgagctGGACTCAAACACGTTCACCTGTGTGGTGGGAAACACCTCCAGAGATTTGGACAAGCGTCAGCTGAAGTCTGAGAGCG ATTCCCATCCGGCTTGGAttcctgttgttgttgttgttgttgttgttgttgttgtttgcatTGGTTTAATTGTATGTGGCGTTTCCTGGTATTGTAAGAAGCAGCAGCGGTCTG tacagtacagtacagtacagcagcGACCAGCAGCGATGCAGCTGTCAGCGCTGCAGACTGACGA TCATTGA
- the LOC108414463 gene encoding major histocompatibility complex class I-related gene protein-like isoform X3: MHSWVRAALSDQHWEKYKETHLSEYSRLREELNAKMRSLGHVNDIHTFQRRSGCEWDDVTGLSKGFDEYGYDGEDFISLDLNQMRYVPHTTQANITAERWNRDGALIQSQSSYHTRECVNWLKRFGKTNLEQTGSISFFQRTSFSPVVCHVAGFCPSAMKISWRKDGKDMKENVRIGAALPDGEGTYLRNVSLNITELDSNTFTCVVGNTSRDLDKRQLKSESDSHPAWIPVVVVVVVVVVVCIGLIVCGVSWYCKKQQRSVQYSTVQQRPAAMQLSALQTDDH; encoded by the exons ATGCACTCCTGGGTAAGGGCAGCTTTGAGTGACCAACACTGGGAGAAGTACAAGGAGACACACTTATCAGAATATTCAAGACTGCGAGAAGAACTAAACGCCAAAATGAGGAGCTTAGGACACGTCAACG ATATTCACACGTTTCAGAGGAGGTCCGGCTGTGAGTGGGACGATGTGACGGGTCTCTCTAAAGGCTTTGACGAATATGGATATGATGGAGAGGATTTTATATCACTGGATCTGAACCAGATGAGATACGTCCCTCACACAACACAGGCTAACATCACGGCTGAGAGGTGGAACAGAGACGGAGCTCTGATTCAGTCTCAGAGCAGCTACCACACCCGCGAGTGCGTGAACTGGCTGAAGAGGTTCGGGAAGACCAACCTGGAGCAAACAG GAAGCATCTCGTTCTTCCAGAGGACGTCCTTCTCCCCTGTGGTCTGCCACGTCGCTGGTTTCTGTCCCAGCGCAATGAAGATCTCGTGGCGCAAAGATGGAAAAGACATGAAGGAAAATGTCAGAATTGGAGCCGCTTTGCCCGACGGTGAAGGAACATACCTGAGAAACGTTtccctcaacatcactgagctGGACTCAAACACGTTCACCTGTGTGGTGGGAAACACCTCCAGAGATTTGGACAAGCGTCAGCTGAAGTCTGAGAGCG ATTCCCATCCGGCTTGGAttcctgttgttgttgttgttgttgttgttgttgttgtttgcatTGGTTTAATTGTATGTGGCGTTTCCTGGTATTGTAAGAAGCAGCAGCGGTCTG tacagtacagtacagtacagcagcGACCAGCAGCGATGCAGCTGTCAGCGCTGCAGACTGACGA TCATTGA